In the genome of Pseudorca crassidens isolate mPseCra1 chromosome 12, mPseCra1.hap1, whole genome shotgun sequence, one region contains:
- the NAPG gene encoding gamma-soluble NSF attachment protein isoform X1 — protein MPVLPGALGGFQAQLYLKIFSFSHVLKTGFLKWKPDYDSAASEYGKAAVAFKNAKQFEQAKDACLREAVAHENNRALFHAAKAYEQAGMMLKEMQKLPEAVQLIEKASMMYLENGTPDTAAMALERAGKLIENVDPEKAVQLYQQTANVFENEERLRQAVELLGKASRLLVRGRRFDEAALSIQKEKNIYKEIENYPTCYKKTIAQVLVHLHRNDYVAAERCVRESYSIPGFNGSEDCTALEQLLEGYDQQDQDQVAEVCNSPLFKYMDNDYAKLGLSLLVPGGGVKKKAAAPPQATPKGHAAPAAEDEEDEYAGGLC, from the exons ATGCCGGTGCTTCCCGGCGCGTTGGGCGGCTTCCAGGCCCAactgtatttaaaaatctttagttTTTCCCATGT CCTGAAAACtggttttttaaaatggaagccAGATTATGACAGTGCCGCTTCTGAGTATGGAAAAGCAG ctgttgcttttaaaaatgccaaaCAGTTTGAACAAGCAAAAGACGCCTGCCTGAGAGAAGCTGTCGCCCACGAGAATAACAGGGC TCTTTTTCATGCTGCCAA AGCTTATGAACAAGCCGGCATGATGCTGAAG GAGATGCAAAAACTCCCGGAGGCTGTTCAGCTGATTGAGAAAGCTAGCATGATGTACCTGGAGAACGGCACCCCGGACACAGCAGCCATGGCCTTGGAGCGGGCTGGAAA GCTTATAGAAAACGTGGATCCAGAAAAGGCTGTGCAGTTATATCAGCAGACAGCTAATGTGTTTGAA AATGAAGAGCGCTTACGACAGGCAGTTGAATTACTAGGAAAGGCCTCCAGGCTGCTGGTGCGAGGGCGCAG GTTTGATGAGGCGGCACTCtctattcagaaagaaaaaaatatttataaggaaaTTGAGAATTATCCAACTTGTTATAAG aaaacaatTGCCCAAGTCTTAGTGCATCTGCACAGAAATGACTACGTGGCCGCAGAGCGCTGCGTCCGGGAGAGCTACAG catccctggcttcaACGGCAGTGAGGACTGCACCGCCCTGGAGCAGCTGCTCGAGGGCTACGACCAGCAGGACCAGGACCAGGTGGCCGAGGTCTGCAACTCGCCCCTGTTCAAGTACATGGACAATGAC TACGCGAAGCTGGGCCTGAGCCTGCTGGTCCCAGGAGGGGGAGTCAAGAAGAAGGCGGCGGCCCCCCCGCAGGCCACGCCCAAAGGCCACGCCGCCCCCGCCGctgaggacgaggaggacgagtaTGCAGGAGGGCTGTGCTAG
- the NAPG gene encoding gamma-soluble NSF attachment protein isoform X2, which yields MAAQKINEGLEHLAKAEKCLKTGFLKWKPDYDSAASEYGKAAVAFKNAKQFEQAKDACLREAVAHENNRALFHAAKAYEQAGMMLKEMQKLPEAVQLIEKASMMYLENGTPDTAAMALERAGKLIENVDPEKAVQLYQQTANVFENEERLRQAVELLGKASRLLVRGRRFDEAALSIQKEKNIYKEIENYPTCYKKTIAQVLVHLHRNDYVAAERCVRESYSIPGFNGSEDCTALEQLLEGYDQQDQDQVAEVCNSPLFKYMDNDYAKLGLSLLVPGGGVKKKAAAPPQATPKGHAAPAAEDEEDEYAGGLC from the exons ATGGCGGCTCAGAAGATAAACGAGGGGCTGGAGCACCTGGCCAAAGCAGAGAAATG CCTGAAAACtggttttttaaaatggaagccAGATTATGACAGTGCCGCTTCTGAGTATGGAAAAGCAG ctgttgcttttaaaaatgccaaaCAGTTTGAACAAGCAAAAGACGCCTGCCTGAGAGAAGCTGTCGCCCACGAGAATAACAGGGC TCTTTTTCATGCTGCCAA AGCTTATGAACAAGCCGGCATGATGCTGAAG GAGATGCAAAAACTCCCGGAGGCTGTTCAGCTGATTGAGAAAGCTAGCATGATGTACCTGGAGAACGGCACCCCGGACACAGCAGCCATGGCCTTGGAGCGGGCTGGAAA GCTTATAGAAAACGTGGATCCAGAAAAGGCTGTGCAGTTATATCAGCAGACAGCTAATGTGTTTGAA AATGAAGAGCGCTTACGACAGGCAGTTGAATTACTAGGAAAGGCCTCCAGGCTGCTGGTGCGAGGGCGCAG GTTTGATGAGGCGGCACTCtctattcagaaagaaaaaaatatttataaggaaaTTGAGAATTATCCAACTTGTTATAAG aaaacaatTGCCCAAGTCTTAGTGCATCTGCACAGAAATGACTACGTGGCCGCAGAGCGCTGCGTCCGGGAGAGCTACAG catccctggcttcaACGGCAGTGAGGACTGCACCGCCCTGGAGCAGCTGCTCGAGGGCTACGACCAGCAGGACCAGGACCAGGTGGCCGAGGTCTGCAACTCGCCCCTGTTCAAGTACATGGACAATGAC TACGCGAAGCTGGGCCTGAGCCTGCTGGTCCCAGGAGGGGGAGTCAAGAAGAAGGCGGCGGCCCCCCCGCAGGCCACGCCCAAAGGCCACGCCGCCCCCGCCGctgaggacgaggaggacgagtaTGCAGGAGGGCTGTGCTAG